One region of Synechococcus elongatus PCC 11801 genomic DNA includes:
- the chlG gene encoding chlorophyll synthase ChlG yields the protein MSEQPVTPPVAEDVDSGAKARQLLGMKGAQAGETSVWKIRLQLMKPITWIPLIWGVVCGAAASGGYEWRFDHVLISAACMLMSGPLLTGYTQTINDYYDREIDAINEPYRPIPSGAISLGQVQAQIWVLLLAGIAIAFGLDRWANHDFPIITALAIGGSFVSYIYSAPPLKLKQNGWLGNYALGASYIALPWWAGQALFGQLNWTIVVVTLVYSLAGLGIAVVNDFKSVEGDRALGLKSLPVSFGIQTASWICVLMIDLFQLAAAGYLVAIGQNLYAAILVLLIIPQITFQDMYFLRDPLANDVKYQASAQPFLVLGMLVTALAIGHSTITTIF from the coding sequence ATGTCTGAGCAACCTGTTACGCCACCCGTCGCTGAAGACGTTGATAGTGGCGCCAAGGCGCGCCAGCTGCTCGGCATGAAAGGTGCCCAAGCTGGTGAAACGTCCGTTTGGAAGATTCGGCTGCAATTGATGAAGCCGATCACCTGGATTCCCTTGATTTGGGGGGTGGTCTGTGGTGCGGCGGCTTCCGGCGGCTATGAATGGCGCTTCGATCACGTCTTGATTTCAGCCGCTTGCATGTTGATGTCGGGGCCGCTGCTGACGGGCTACACCCAGACGATTAACGACTACTACGATCGCGAGATTGACGCGATCAACGAGCCCTATCGACCGATTCCGTCTGGGGCGATTTCTCTCGGTCAGGTGCAAGCCCAAATCTGGGTGCTGTTGCTGGCCGGCATTGCGATCGCCTTTGGTCTCGATCGCTGGGCAAATCACGACTTTCCGATCATCACGGCACTCGCGATCGGTGGATCGTTTGTTTCCTACATCTATTCCGCCCCACCGCTGAAACTTAAGCAGAATGGCTGGCTGGGCAACTATGCATTGGGCGCGAGTTATATCGCGCTGCCTTGGTGGGCGGGGCAAGCCCTATTTGGCCAACTGAACTGGACGATTGTGGTCGTCACTTTGGTCTATAGCTTGGCCGGACTCGGGATTGCGGTGGTCAACGACTTCAAAAGTGTGGAAGGCGATCGCGCCTTAGGTCTGAAGTCTTTGCCAGTTTCCTTTGGGATTCAAACCGCCTCTTGGATTTGTGTGCTGATGATCGATCTCTTCCAGTTGGCTGCAGCTGGCTATCTGGTTGCGATTGGGCAGAATCTTTACGCAGCCATTTTGGTCCTGCTGATCATCCCTCAAATCACGTTCCAAGACATGTATTTCCTGCGCGACCCGCTAGCGAATGACGTCAAATACCAAGCCAGCGCTCAGCCGTTCTTAGTCCTCGGCATGCTGGTTACGGCTTTGGCGATTGGTCACAGCACGATCACCACGATCTTCTAG
- a CDS encoding elongation factor G, with the protein MQDHKLGRRNIAIVGPYGSGKTSLLESLLADLGAINRPGRVEAGNTVGDSSPEARSRQMTVEINVASTASLTFLDCPGSVEFQQETWNALIGVDGAIVVCEADPDRALTLAPIFHFLDSWEIPHCVFINKLERATEARWQATLDSLRSCCSRPLVAQQYPLFQGDRAVGFVDLISEQSCSFGEALNLPLSMAETAARNTLLETLANYDDHLLEELLEEIEPPVEEILDDLRQDVSADLIVPVLTGSAQLHWGISALLAALQQEMPTPAETVQHRRLIPCDRPVAQVLKTFFHPQAGKLSLVRLWQGELQEGDTLDGDRPSGIYRLMGDQLQSVQQAHCGEIVALGRMESALTGDSLGLDAVDSPLPRVAIQTPVYALALTPERRSDEVKLGQCLRRLQEEDPSLQWEQHGDTHEVILWGQGEIHLQVALNRLRRKYNLPMTTHLPQVPFRETIRSAVSGVHGRYKHQTGGHGQFGDVYLDIQPLPRGEGFRFQETVVGGVVPRQYIPGVESGVREFLERGPLGFPLVDVEVTLTHGSYHSVDSSEQAFRQAARLAMQSGIPAAEPLLLEPILQVELFAPAVFTSAMLRLLSGHRGQILGYESCENREGWDQVSAYLPQAEMQALGIELRSVTQGVGFFHWRHSHLAEVPERLQQQLLSDRS; encoded by the coding sequence ATGCAAGATCACAAGCTGGGTCGCCGCAACATTGCGATCGTGGGGCCCTACGGCTCTGGTAAAACCAGTCTTTTAGAAAGTTTGTTGGCGGACCTTGGGGCGATTAATCGGCCCGGCCGCGTCGAAGCTGGCAATACGGTCGGGGATAGTTCGCCGGAAGCGCGATCGCGGCAAATGACCGTTGAGATCAACGTGGCGTCCACCGCCAGCCTGACGTTTTTGGACTGTCCTGGCTCCGTGGAGTTTCAACAGGAAACCTGGAACGCCTTGATTGGAGTTGATGGGGCGATTGTTGTCTGCGAGGCTGATCCCGATCGTGCCTTAACCCTCGCGCCGATCTTTCACTTTCTCGACAGTTGGGAAATCCCCCACTGCGTCTTTATCAACAAGCTCGAACGAGCGACGGAAGCGCGTTGGCAAGCCACCCTCGATAGCCTGCGTAGCTGCTGTAGTCGGCCACTGGTGGCGCAGCAGTATCCCTTGTTCCAAGGCGATCGCGCCGTCGGTTTTGTCGATTTGATTTCTGAGCAGTCCTGTTCCTTTGGTGAAGCCCTTAACTTGCCGCTGTCGATGGCGGAGACCGCAGCCCGCAACACGCTGCTAGAAACCTTGGCCAACTACGACGATCACCTACTCGAAGAATTGCTCGAGGAAATTGAGCCGCCCGTTGAGGAAATCTTGGACGACTTGCGCCAAGACGTCAGCGCCGATTTGATCGTGCCGGTGTTGACGGGAAGCGCTCAGTTGCACTGGGGAATCTCAGCACTATTAGCAGCGCTGCAGCAGGAAATGCCCACGCCGGCTGAGACGGTGCAGCATCGCCGCCTGATTCCTTGCGATCGCCCAGTGGCGCAAGTCCTGAAAACCTTCTTCCATCCCCAGGCAGGCAAACTCTCCCTCGTCCGCCTCTGGCAGGGGGAACTGCAAGAGGGCGACACCTTAGACGGCGATCGCCCCAGTGGCATCTACCGACTGATGGGTGATCAGTTGCAATCGGTGCAACAGGCTCACTGTGGGGAAATTGTCGCCTTGGGCCGGATGGAATCAGCCCTGACGGGCGACAGCCTCGGCTTGGATGCCGTCGATAGTCCGCTGCCACGGGTTGCGATCCAGACGCCTGTCTATGCACTCGCGCTTACCCCCGAGCGGCGCAGTGATGAAGTCAAACTCGGCCAATGTCTGCGCCGCCTCCAAGAAGAAGATCCCTCGCTGCAATGGGAACAGCACGGCGACACCCACGAAGTCATCCTTTGGGGGCAGGGGGAAATTCATCTGCAAGTAGCCCTCAATCGCCTGCGCCGCAAGTACAACCTGCCGATGACCACCCATCTCCCGCAGGTGCCGTTCCGCGAAACGATTCGCAGTGCGGTCAGTGGCGTCCATGGCCGCTACAAACATCAAACCGGCGGCCATGGCCAGTTTGGCGATGTCTATCTCGACATCCAACCGCTCCCGCGTGGTGAAGGCTTCCGCTTCCAAGAAACCGTTGTTGGCGGTGTGGTGCCCCGCCAGTACATTCCTGGCGTCGAATCAGGAGTGCGCGAGTTCCTAGAACGCGGTCCGCTAGGTTTCCCCCTGGTGGACGTGGAAGTGACGCTGACCCATGGGTCTTACCACAGCGTTGATAGCTCTGAGCAAGCTTTCCGGCAGGCAGCCCGCTTGGCGATGCAGTCCGGAATTCCGGCAGCAGAACCGCTGCTGTTGGAACCAATCTTGCAGGTGGAACTATTTGCACCAGCTGTATTCACGTCCGCCATGCTGCGGTTGCTCAGTGGTCATCGTGGTCAAATCCTTGGCTATGAGTCCTGCGAGAATCGCGAAGGCTGGGATCAGGTCAGTGCCTACCTGCCTCAAGCAGAAATGCAAGCCCTTGGCATTGAGTTGCGATCGGTGACTCAGGGCGTGGGCTTCTTCCACTGGCGGCATAGCCATCTCGCGGAGGTTCCAGAGCGGTTGCAGCAACAGTTACTGAGCGATCGCAGCTAG
- a CDS encoding glycosyltransferase family 2 protein → MFFSVVIPTYNRRPILEKCLRALEQQQIPAETAIAGYEVVVVDDGSTDGTVDWLKAQAAEFPHVRLFEQDHQGPARARNLGVQQAQGDTIIFIDSDLVVTPPFLQAHATGLEKGRQRLGSDRCFTYGAVINTCNFDNPTAEPFKVTDFSNAYFATGNVAIARHWLETAGLFDTAFQLYGWEDLELGVRLKNLGLKLIRCPEAVGYHWHPPFSLEQIPKLIDQEAQRGRMGVLFYQKHPTWEVRLMIQMTWLHRLLWGTLSLGGLLNERTLRPLLAWLLKRDRPQLALEIARIFLNWYNVRSVYAAYRESQGLASS, encoded by the coding sequence GTGTTTTTTAGCGTCGTTATCCCCACCTATAACCGTCGTCCCATTCTGGAAAAATGTCTGCGCGCCCTTGAGCAGCAGCAAATTCCGGCTGAGACAGCGATCGCGGGCTATGAAGTCGTGGTGGTTGATGACGGATCCACGGATGGCACGGTGGACTGGCTGAAAGCGCAAGCGGCGGAGTTTCCCCACGTCCGTCTGTTTGAACAAGATCATCAAGGCCCTGCCCGAGCGCGCAATCTGGGTGTTCAGCAAGCCCAAGGCGACACGATCATCTTTATCGATAGCGACTTGGTGGTGACGCCGCCCTTCTTGCAGGCCCACGCCACCGGACTGGAGAAGGGGCGACAGCGGCTCGGCAGCGATCGCTGCTTTACTTACGGCGCGGTGATCAATACTTGCAACTTTGATAATCCGACTGCGGAACCCTTCAAGGTCACGGACTTTTCTAACGCCTACTTTGCAACGGGCAACGTCGCGATCGCCCGTCACTGGCTAGAAACTGCCGGTCTGTTTGACACTGCATTTCAGCTCTATGGCTGGGAGGATCTGGAGTTAGGCGTTCGCCTCAAAAACCTAGGGCTGAAGCTGATTCGTTGCCCAGAAGCTGTGGGTTACCACTGGCATCCACCCTTCAGCTTGGAGCAAATTCCCAAGCTGATCGACCAAGAAGCCCAGCGCGGCCGCATGGGAGTGCTCTTCTACCAGAAGCACCCGACCTGGGAAGTGCGGCTAATGATTCAGATGACCTGGCTGCACCGCCTGCTCTGGGGCACGCTTTCGCTTGGTGGCCTCTTGAATGAACGGACGCTGCGACCGCTGTTGGCCTGGTTGCTGAAGCGCGATCGCCCGCAACTGGCACTGGAAATCGCCCGCATTTTCTTGAACTGGTACAACGTCCGCAGTGTTTACGCTGCCTATCGGGAATCCCAAGGTTTAGCTTCTTCCTAA
- the petP gene encoding cytochrome b6f subunit PetP — MEIGQKVRVRRIRDRVPAELVSRLQQSPVGVIKAFKIVDGKGLGVIVQFGNDFSTWFFEDEVQLEA; from the coding sequence ATGGAGATTGGACAAAAAGTTCGGGTTCGCCGCATCCGCGATCGCGTGCCTGCAGAATTGGTGAGCCGTTTGCAGCAATCTCCGGTCGGCGTAATCAAGGCATTCAAAATCGTCGATGGCAAAGGTCTGGGCGTGATCGTTCAGTTTGGCAACGACTTCAGCACTTGGTTCTTTGAAGACGAAGTCCAACTCGAAGCCTAG
- a CDS encoding Get3/ArsA fold putative tail anchor-mediating ATPase NosAFP, which produces MTQILSFLGKGGSGRTTAAIALARQSAAGGARTLVLSLGSDPSPDMLLAQDLAATPTAIAPNLEAVRMPATAAINRGWEELQTLEAQYLKTPFLRNIYSSELALLPGFEPLLLLTELRRWLDQGYDRICLDGLSSPELLRLWGVPESLDWYVRRFRGAIADSEFGRNLGPFLPALSAAVFSVGLSIDDWGPAARLLETALEQGRSLLADPLKAMAILTTRSDRVSQAVALQWWGAAQPIGLRVGAVLASETPVLDDLKRDFAPLPVFALSSAAADSVLPSFDVLNRAPDPLTIDLQARQIKLFLPGLAKESVKLSQSGPEITIEAGDQRRNLRLPVALQGRAVASARFQEQSLILSF; this is translated from the coding sequence ATGACTCAAATTCTTTCCTTTCTGGGTAAGGGCGGTAGCGGCAGAACGACAGCGGCGATCGCCCTTGCTCGTCAGTCTGCTGCAGGTGGTGCTCGGACTCTAGTGTTGAGTCTAGGCAGCGATCCCTCACCGGATATGCTGCTTGCGCAGGACTTAGCTGCAACCCCAACCGCGATCGCTCCGAATCTAGAAGCCGTGCGAATGCCGGCAACTGCGGCGATCAATCGGGGCTGGGAAGAATTACAAACGCTGGAAGCGCAGTATCTCAAGACGCCGTTTCTGCGCAATATCTACAGCTCAGAGCTGGCCTTACTGCCGGGTTTTGAGCCTCTGCTGTTGCTGACTGAACTGCGGCGTTGGCTGGACCAGGGCTACGACCGAATTTGTCTGGATGGCCTCTCGAGTCCAGAACTGCTCCGCCTTTGGGGTGTGCCTGAAAGTTTGGATTGGTATGTGCGGCGGTTTCGCGGTGCGATCGCCGATTCCGAGTTTGGCCGCAACCTGGGCCCCTTTTTGCCAGCTCTATCTGCCGCTGTCTTTAGCGTTGGCCTGAGCATTGATGATTGGGGCCCGGCAGCCCGACTGTTGGAAACAGCTTTAGAACAGGGGCGATCGCTCTTGGCAGACCCACTTAAAGCGATGGCCATTTTGACGACGCGCAGCGATCGCGTCTCGCAAGCGGTGGCCTTGCAGTGGTGGGGAGCTGCTCAACCAATTGGTTTGCGTGTCGGGGCCGTACTGGCTAGCGAGACTCCTGTGCTGGACGATCTGAAACGAGACTTTGCGCCCTTGCCAGTCTTTGCGCTCAGTTCAGCCGCGGCAGATTCGGTGTTGCCCAGCTTTGATGTGTTGAATCGTGCTCCTGATCCCCTCACCATTGATTTGCAGGCGCGCCAGATTAAGCTTTTCCTGCCTGGCCTAGCGAAAGAGTCTGTCAAACTATCGCAGTCAGGCCCGGAGATTACGATTGAAGCCGGCGATCAGCGGCGCAATCTGCGATTGCCGGTCGCTTTACAGGGACGGGCCGTTGCGTCGGCTCGCTTCCAAGAGCAATCTTTGATCCTGTCCTTTTAG
- a CDS encoding histidine phosphatase family protein — protein sequence MVLRLYLVRHGETAASREGGYSGSGNPPLTEAGQQMAQALADTYADLDWQAAYVSPMLRAQETAQPLCQQAKLSMRIRDGLREIDFGVWEDRTPDEVMASHQQDYLHWLAEPAWNPPTGGESAVVVASRVSLVIQEITETIADGNVLVVSHKATLRILLCNLLGIDLGRYRDRIAMPVASLSILSFDQHGPCLERLGDRSHLPPELRDRAGT from the coding sequence ATGGTTTTGAGACTCTACCTAGTTCGTCACGGCGAGACGGCTGCCAGCCGCGAAGGTGGCTACAGTGGCAGCGGCAATCCGCCCCTGACAGAAGCGGGGCAACAGATGGCTCAGGCTTTAGCGGACACCTATGCCGATTTGGATTGGCAGGCTGCCTACGTTAGTCCGATGCTGCGGGCTCAGGAAACGGCTCAGCCGCTCTGTCAGCAAGCCAAGCTTTCAATGCGGATTCGGGATGGGCTGCGCGAAATCGACTTCGGTGTTTGGGAAGATCGCACTCCCGATGAGGTGATGGCCAGCCACCAGCAAGACTATCTGCATTGGCTGGCGGAACCGGCCTGGAATCCACCCACGGGTGGCGAAAGTGCGGTGGTGGTTGCCAGTCGGGTCAGCCTCGTGATTCAAGAAATTACTGAGACGATCGCGGATGGCAACGTTCTGGTTGTCTCCCACAAAGCGACGCTGCGAATTCTGCTCTGCAACCTACTGGGGATTGATCTGGGGCGCTACCGCGATCGCATTGCCATGCCGGTGGCCTCGCTCTCGATTTTGTCGTTTGATCAGCACGGCCCCTGTCTGGAACGCTTGGGCGATCGCAGTCATTTGCCGCCGGAGTTACGCGATCGCGCTGGCACCTAA
- a CDS encoding phosphoketolase family protein, whose protein sequence is MTSTLPATDIATLSPQEQAAIDAWWRAANYLSVGQIYLRDNPLLQEPLRPEHIKQRLLGHWGSDPGLSFVYVHLNRLIRLLDLNLIYVTGPGHGAPALLANAWLEGTYSEVYPNCQQSVAGLQQFFKQFSFPGGIGSHCTPETPGSIHEGGELGYSLSHAFGAALDNPDLIVACVIGDGEAETGPLATSWHSNKFLNPAQDGAVLPILHLNGYKIANPTLLSRISHEELRSLFVGYGYEPFFVEGNDPAVLHGVMASTLATCVQKIQAIQAAARSGQSSDRPMWPMIVLRTPKGWTGPATIKGHVVEGSWRSHQVPMSDVLTNPEHLKLLEDWLRSYRPEELFDATGAPAAELQAIAPLGDRRMSANPVTNGGLLRRALTLPDFHDQAVAVPAPGKSRADSTRPLGQFLREVIRHNPDNFRLFGPDETASNRLDAVYEVTSKVWLGDRIPEDEDGGHLSDHGRVMEILSEHTLEGWLEAYLLTGRHGFFATYEAFAHVIDSMVNQHAKWLDVSKREVSWRAPVSSLNILLSSTVWRQDHNGFSHQDPGFIDLVTNKSARVTRIYLPPDANCLLSVADHCLRSTDYINVIVADKQSHLQYLDAEAAARHCAKGIGIWDWASNDQGSVPDVVIASCGDVVTLEALAATALLREHFPDLKIRFVNVVDLFRLQPDTEHPHGLSDRDFDSLFTVDKPIIFNFHGYPWLIHKLAYRRRNHNNLHVRGYKEVGNINTPLELAIRNQVDRFNIAIDVIDRVPHLRDRGAHVKEWLKDQIHDHIQYAYQEGIDRPEINQWQWPF, encoded by the coding sequence ATGACTAGTACCTTGCCAGCAACGGATATTGCCACGCTCAGTCCGCAGGAACAGGCCGCGATCGATGCTTGGTGGCGAGCCGCCAACTACCTGTCCGTCGGTCAGATTTACCTGCGCGATAATCCGCTGCTGCAAGAACCGCTGCGGCCCGAACACATCAAACAGCGTTTGTTAGGGCACTGGGGTAGCGATCCCGGCTTGAGCTTTGTCTACGTTCACCTCAACCGCTTGATCCGCCTCTTGGATCTCAACCTGATCTACGTCACAGGGCCAGGACACGGCGCACCCGCTCTACTCGCGAATGCTTGGCTCGAGGGGACTTACAGCGAGGTCTATCCCAACTGCCAGCAGTCGGTCGCCGGACTCCAGCAGTTTTTCAAGCAGTTTTCTTTCCCCGGTGGCATTGGCAGCCATTGCACACCGGAAACACCGGGATCGATCCATGAAGGCGGCGAGCTGGGCTACAGCCTCTCCCATGCCTTCGGTGCCGCGTTGGACAATCCCGACCTGATTGTGGCTTGCGTGATTGGCGATGGAGAAGCCGAAACCGGCCCGCTGGCCACTTCTTGGCATTCCAACAAATTTCTGAATCCGGCTCAGGATGGGGCAGTGCTGCCGATCCTGCACCTCAACGGCTACAAAATTGCCAACCCGACCTTACTGTCGCGCATTTCCCATGAGGAGCTGCGCAGCCTGTTCGTCGGCTACGGCTACGAACCATTTTTCGTGGAAGGCAATGATCCCGCCGTTCTGCATGGCGTGATGGCCAGCACCCTCGCCACCTGCGTGCAAAAGATTCAGGCGATCCAAGCAGCGGCGCGATCGGGTCAGAGTAGCGATCGCCCGATGTGGCCAATGATTGTGCTGCGCACACCCAAGGGCTGGACGGGTCCCGCCACGATTAAGGGCCATGTGGTTGAAGGATCTTGGCGATCGCACCAAGTGCCGATGTCCGATGTCCTCACCAATCCCGAGCATCTCAAGCTGCTGGAAGACTGGCTCCGCAGCTACCGCCCCGAAGAGCTGTTTGATGCCACGGGGGCACCGGCAGCCGAGCTGCAAGCGATCGCGCCACTGGGCGATCGGCGCATGAGCGCTAACCCGGTGACCAATGGCGGGTTGCTACGGCGTGCTTTGACCCTGCCAGATTTCCACGATCAAGCAGTGGCTGTGCCTGCACCGGGCAAAAGCCGCGCAGATTCGACGCGCCCGCTCGGTCAATTCCTGCGCGAAGTGATTCGCCACAATCCCGATAACTTCCGCCTTTTCGGACCTGATGAAACAGCCTCGAACCGGCTAGATGCAGTCTATGAAGTCACCTCGAAAGTGTGGCTGGGCGATCGCATTCCCGAGGATGAAGATGGTGGCCATCTGAGCGATCACGGCCGGGTCATGGAAATTCTGAGTGAACACACCCTCGAAGGTTGGCTCGAAGCCTACTTGCTCACGGGTCGCCACGGCTTTTTTGCCACCTACGAAGCCTTTGCTCATGTAATTGATTCGATGGTCAATCAGCATGCGAAATGGTTGGATGTCAGCAAGCGCGAAGTCTCTTGGCGCGCTCCTGTTTCTTCCTTGAATATCTTGCTGTCTTCAACAGTTTGGCGGCAGGACCACAATGGCTTCAGCCATCAGGATCCGGGCTTTATCGATCTGGTTACGAATAAGAGTGCACGAGTTACCCGCATCTATCTACCACCCGATGCAAACTGTCTACTCTCAGTGGCTGATCACTGTTTGCGCAGCACTGACTATATCAATGTGATTGTGGCGGATAAACAAAGTCACCTTCAGTATCTTGATGCTGAAGCTGCTGCCCGCCACTGTGCTAAAGGAATTGGTATTTGGGATTGGGCAAGCAATGATCAAGGTTCTGTTCCCGATGTCGTGATCGCTAGTTGTGGCGATGTCGTCACCCTCGAAGCTCTAGCGGCAACTGCCTTGCTGCGCGAGCATTTCCCTGATCTCAAAATCCGTTTTGTCAACGTGGTCGACCTATTCCGTCTTCAACCGGACACGGAACATCCCCATGGCCTCAGCGATCGTGATTTCGATAGCCTATTTACGGTCGATAAGCCAATTATCTTTAACTTCCACGGCTACCCATGGCTAATCCACAAATTGGCCTATCGTCGTCGCAATCACAACAATCTGCACGTGCGCGGCTACAAGGAAGTTGGCAACATCAACACGCCGTTGGAGCTAGCAATTCGCAACCAAGTCGATCGCTTTAACATTGCGATTGATGTGATCGATCGCGTGCCGCACCTGCGTGATCGCGGTGCTCATGTCAAAGAGTGGCTGAAGGATCAAATCCACGACCACATCCAATACGCCTATCAAGAAGGGATCGATCGCCCTGAAATCAACCAGTGGCAATGGCCTTTCTAG
- a CDS encoding MarC family protein codes for MNWPLVLNFAVALFAVTNPLGNLPIFISYVGKEKPSVQRLLALFLVLTVFVSQLVFLLSGTAILRFFGISLAAFRIAGGILLLLIGINMIQGERTKAHQKLADVSSKSAFRRAETAYQSFFIPLGIPIFVGPASISTAILYGNLANNLPTNLGLIMAVIAICILSWLTLAVANWFERILGNLGLEITSRLLGLMLAAIGVQFILNGLSEATIGLINRAIINSP; via the coding sequence ATGAATTGGCCCTTAGTGCTGAATTTTGCAGTCGCACTCTTTGCAGTCACCAACCCCCTGGGCAATCTCCCCATTTTCATCAGCTACGTTGGCAAGGAAAAGCCATCAGTTCAACGCCTACTAGCACTCTTTTTGGTGCTCACAGTTTTTGTTTCTCAACTGGTTTTTCTGCTCAGCGGCACAGCAATTCTCCGTTTCTTTGGGATCTCCTTAGCTGCCTTTCGGATTGCAGGTGGAATTCTGTTGCTGTTAATTGGCATCAATATGATTCAAGGCGAACGCACGAAAGCACATCAAAAACTGGCGGACGTTAGCAGCAAGAGTGCTTTTCGTCGTGCTGAAACAGCCTATCAATCCTTTTTTATCCCTTTAGGAATTCCCATTTTTGTGGGGCCAGCTTCTATTAGCACAGCTATCCTCTATGGCAACTTAGCCAATAACCTTCCGACCAACTTGGGCTTAATTATGGCAGTAATTGCGATCTGCATTCTGAGTTGGTTGACGCTGGCCGTTGCCAATTGGTTTGAGCGAATTCTCGGCAATCTCGGTTTAGAGATTACCTCTCGTCTATTGGGGTTAATGCTAGCTGCGATCGGGGTTCAGTTCATCTTGAATGGCCTTAGCGAAGCCACTATCGGCCTCATCAATCGCGCCATTATCAATAGTCCCTGA
- a CDS encoding acetate/propionate family kinase, translating to MQLLTFNAGSSSYKLSGFEITTAAEPIDPFWQVQIDWQVDQTATLTQSDGSVQVLGSSDRTAWLETALETLPDRSAIAAVVHRVVHGGQQLQAPILVTSAVKAAIAQAADLAPLHNPLNLAGIELMEQVFGSAMPQIAVFDTAFHQQMPVAAAIYGGPYAWWEQGYRRYGFHGISHQYLAERCAQLSDRPLLDLQLVTAHLGNGCSLAAIRNGHSVDTSMGFSPLEGLVMGSRSGSVDPGLLLQLLQQPDCSPHQLSTVLNQQSGLLGLSGRSNDVRELAIAAEAGDQRSQLALAAFTHSLRRHLGAMLASLERLDALVFAGGIGENYRALWPVVCEHFAGLPIQLDPQAMAATGDRCISSPDSAIAVWVIHSREDWQMVQLTLPLLRSPQSFT from the coding sequence TTGCAACTACTAACCTTCAATGCGGGTTCCAGTAGCTACAAATTGTCAGGGTTTGAGATCACGACGGCAGCAGAGCCGATTGATCCCTTCTGGCAGGTGCAAATTGACTGGCAGGTCGATCAGACCGCAACGCTCACTCAGTCGGATGGTTCCGTTCAGGTTCTAGGGTCGAGCGATCGCACGGCTTGGCTTGAAACAGCGTTAGAGACCTTGCCCGATCGCAGCGCGATCGCGGCGGTGGTGCATCGAGTGGTCCATGGGGGGCAGCAACTGCAAGCTCCGATTTTGGTCACGTCTGCGGTCAAGGCAGCGATCGCCCAAGCTGCAGACCTCGCCCCTTTGCACAATCCTCTCAACTTGGCGGGAATCGAGTTGATGGAGCAGGTGTTTGGCTCAGCGATGCCCCAGATTGCTGTGTTTGATACGGCCTTTCATCAGCAAATGCCGGTGGCTGCGGCCATCTATGGCGGTCCTTATGCCTGGTGGGAGCAGGGGTATCGCCGCTATGGCTTCCACGGCATCAGTCATCAATACTTAGCGGAACGCTGTGCCCAGTTGAGCGATCGCCCTCTCTTGGATCTGCAATTGGTGACCGCGCATTTAGGCAATGGGTGCTCGTTGGCAGCAATTCGCAACGGACACAGTGTCGATACCAGCATGGGCTTTTCACCCTTAGAAGGGCTGGTGATGGGCAGTCGTAGCGGCAGCGTTGATCCGGGTTTACTGCTGCAGCTCTTACAGCAGCCGGATTGTAGTCCTCATCAGCTCAGCACGGTCTTGAACCAACAGTCGGGGCTGCTGGGCTTGAGTGGTCGCTCCAACGATGTGCGGGAGTTGGCGATCGCGGCGGAAGCCGGGGATCAGCGATCGCAGTTAGCGTTAGCGGCGTTTACCCACAGTCTGCGGCGACATCTTGGGGCGATGTTGGCCAGTCTGGAGCGGCTGGATGCGCTGGTGTTTGCCGGTGGAATAGGCGAAAACTATCGGGCATTGTGGCCGGTGGTCTGCGAGCACTTTGCGGGCTTGCCGATTCAGCTCGATCCCCAAGCCATGGCCGCCACAGGCGATCGCTGCATCAGTAGTCCAGACTCCGCGATCGCGGTCTGGGTGATTCATAGTCGCGAGGATTGGCAGATGGTGCAGTTGACCTTGCCTTTGCTGCGATCCCCACAGTCTTTCACTTGA